The Staphylococcus carnosus genome has a segment encoding these proteins:
- the yfkAB gene encoding radical SAM/CxCxxxxC motif protein YfkAB, with translation MIDYSTHIKQPITIHNDPWEAYNDVEEFGNLQLSNIEFTTTNLCNMRCSHCAVGYTLQTQDPDPLPMELIFKRLDEIPNLRTLSITGGEPMFSKKSIRNVVKPLLKYAYNRGIYTQMNSNLTLPQDRYLDIAEYIDVMHISHNWGTTDEFAEVGFGAMEKQPPLKAKLKLYEQMIENSRTLSEQGMFVSAETMLNKSTRPYLEKIHNEVVHDMKCSRHEIHPMYPSDFASQLSVLSLGEIKDTIRHLLKIRDKDTWMLFGTLPIYPCIQDEDDKALFDALRNAENVSLRNDPDGRSRLNVNVFTGNVIVTDFGDENGTISNIKTDKLNDVYEQWLKSDLAQSLNCHCEPYHCLGPNVLVKNMYYPNTDFRENEKMMHRIFQQ, from the coding sequence ATGATTGATTATTCCACTCACATCAAGCAACCCATTACCATTCATAACGACCCATGGGAAGCCTATAATGATGTCGAAGAATTTGGAAACCTTCAGCTAAGCAATATTGAATTCACGACAACAAATTTATGTAATATGCGTTGCAGCCATTGTGCTGTCGGATATACACTTCAAACCCAAGATCCCGATCCATTACCGATGGAATTAATTTTTAAGCGTTTAGATGAGATTCCAAACTTACGTACACTGTCTATAACAGGCGGGGAACCTATGTTTTCCAAAAAGTCTATTCGAAATGTTGTAAAACCATTATTAAAATATGCGTATAATCGCGGTATTTATACTCAAATGAATTCCAATTTAACACTACCTCAAGATCGTTATCTTGATATTGCTGAATACATAGATGTAATGCACATCTCACATAACTGGGGTACAACAGATGAATTTGCTGAGGTTGGATTTGGAGCGATGGAAAAACAACCTCCATTAAAAGCAAAATTGAAACTCTACGAGCAAATGATAGAAAACTCAAGAACTCTATCTGAACAAGGTATGTTTGTATCTGCTGAAACAATGTTAAATAAAAGTACTCGTCCTTATTTAGAAAAAATTCATAATGAAGTCGTACATGATATGAAATGCAGTCGCCACGAAATACATCCAATGTACCCTTCAGATTTTGCAAGTCAATTAAGTGTATTAAGCTTAGGAGAAATCAAAGATACAATCCGTCATCTGCTTAAAATACGTGATAAAGATACTTGGATGCTGTTTGGTACTTTACCAATCTATCCATGTATTCAAGATGAAGACGATAAAGCATTATTTGATGCGTTGCGAAATGCTGAAAATGTTTCATTAAGAAATGATCCGGATGGACGTAGTCGTTTAAATGTCAATGTATTTACTGGAAATGTGATTGTTACTGACTTTGGTGATGAAAATGGAACTATTTCTAATATCAAAACAGATAAATTAAATGATGTTTATGAACAATGGTTAAAATCAGATTTAGCACAAAGTTTAAATTGTCATTGTGAACCTTATCATTGTTTAGGTCCAAATGTCTTAGTTAAAAATATGTATTATCCAAATACTGATTTTCGAGAAAATGAAAAAATGATGCATCGAATTTTCCAACAATAA
- a CDS encoding SE1561 family protein — translation MSEKELISHIQTRLSEFVDEINHVDPDKVSVEDVDEWIGLLDQLEEKVKTVQHEK, via the coding sequence ATGAGCGAAAAAGAATTAATTTCACATATCCAAACAAGATTGTCGGAATTTGTAGATGAAATCAATCACGTTGATCCTGATAAAGTCAGTGTTGAAGATGTAGATGAATGGATTGGATTACTTGATCAATTAGAAGAAAAAGTAAAAACTGTTCAACATGAAAAATAA
- the sgtB gene encoding monofunctional peptidoglycan glycosyltransferase SgtB — protein MKRSERLSRESKNARTNTQNAPHYNTYYQPVGAPPKKQKGKGLFFKIVIGLIIIVAIFFGVMYAMSSKANVDDLKTIKDKSTYVPVSDMPNYTKGAFISMEDERFYDHGAFDVKGIFRALFSTLSDHNVQGGSTISQQVVKNYYYDNEQSFTRKVKEIMVASRMEHEYSKNEILSFYINNIYYGDNQYTIEGAANHYFGTTTVKDSQNMPTITVLQSAILASKINAPSVYDVNDMSQNYVNRVKINLEKMKQQGYINEEQYKTALAQLGV, from the coding sequence ATGAAAAGAAGCGAAAGGCTATCTAGAGAGTCGAAAAATGCTAGAACGAACACACAAAATGCACCACACTATAATACGTATTATCAACCTGTTGGCGCACCGCCGAAAAAACAAAAAGGCAAAGGTTTATTTTTTAAAATAGTAATAGGTCTTATTATCATTGTCGCTATATTTTTCGGAGTAATGTATGCTATGTCATCAAAAGCCAATGTTGATGATTTAAAAACAATTAAAGATAAATCAACGTATGTACCTGTATCAGATATGCCTAATTATACAAAAGGTGCTTTTATATCTATGGAAGATGAACGTTTTTATGATCATGGCGCATTTGATGTGAAAGGAATATTCAGAGCTTTATTTTCAACTTTAAGTGATCATAATGTTCAGGGCGGAAGTACCATAAGTCAACAAGTAGTGAAAAATTACTATTATGATAATGAACAAAGTTTCACTCGTAAGGTAAAAGAAATTATGGTAGCAAGTCGTATGGAACATGAATATTCAAAGAATGAAATTTTAAGTTTTTATATCAATAATATATATTATGGTGACAATCAATATACAATTGAAGGTGCTGCGAACCATTACTTTGGGACAACTACTGTGAAAGACAGTCAGAATATGCCAACAATTACAGTATTGCAAAGTGCTATTTTAGCAAGTAAAATCAATGCACCAAGTGTGTATGATGTTAATGATATGTCGCAAAACTATGTGAATCGTGTAAAAATTAATTTAGAAAAAATGAAACAACAAGGATATATTAACGAAGAACAATATAAAACAGCGCTCGCACAATTGGGTGTTTAA
- a CDS encoding DUF1128 family protein translates to MASNNKEMIEEIRKQLNVVNVQLIDPDKFEDADEEKVKEIHSFVTSKDNFSPSEVTAIASELGELRQS, encoded by the coding sequence ATGGCGTCAAATAATAAAGAAATGATTGAAGAAATACGTAAACAATTGAATGTTGTAAACGTACAACTAATCGATCCAGATAAATTTGAGGATGCTGATGAAGAAAAAGTGAAAGAAATTCATTCTTTTGTTACATCAAAAGATAATTTTTCTCCAAGTGAAGTTACGGCAATCGCTTCTGAACTCGGTGAATTACGCCAGTCATAA
- a CDS encoding low molecular weight protein-tyrosine-phosphatase — protein MVTVAFVCLGNICRSPMAEAIMKQRLKGRKISGIEVTSCGTGKWNIGEPPHEGTQQILRKHNIPFDGMISELFEPSDDFDYIIAMDQSNVDNIKQINPHLKGQLYKLLDFSDMDEQDVPDPYYTNNFEGVFDMIQSSCDNLIDYILKDSNLKEG, from the coding sequence ATGGTAACAGTTGCATTTGTCTGCTTAGGCAATATTTGCCGTTCGCCTATGGCTGAAGCCATTATGAAACAGCGATTAAAAGGTAGAAAAATCAGCGGTATTGAAGTAACTTCATGCGGAACGGGTAAATGGAATATAGGTGAACCGCCTCATGAAGGCACACAACAAATTCTTCGTAAGCATAACATTCCATTTGACGGTATGATTAGTGAGTTATTCGAGCCATCTGATGACTTTGATTACATTATTGCAATGGATCAAAGTAATGTGGATAATATTAAACAGATAAATCCACATTTGAAAGGTCAATTATATAAATTGCTGGATTTCAGTGATATGGATGAACAAGATGTACCTGATCCTTATTACACTAATAACTTTGAGGGTGTCTTCGATATGATACAATCATCTTGTGATAATCTTATCGATTATATTCTTAAAGATTCAAATTTAAAAGAGGGGTAG
- a CDS encoding YihY/virulence factor BrkB family protein gives MAKKKDHNKESNSGLLDKVKEKSAEVTHQQDNKYVPPQEFQSKTPKKPNQTFFVAKNNKPAKYTKDSNLLSYLIYRIGKDDASGLAAQLSYYFMLSLFPMLLFLMSLLPLFKIDRDKIVNMIANNAPASTADLLTGIIGDIMKNASGSILSVGLILALWSASNGMTALMNAFNVAYDVEDGRNPIVLKLISVLFTVIMGAVFIAAMIFPVFGQQIGHLLFGPLGLDSQIKWIFNILSYALPFVVIFLLFVTLYTLAPNIKIKMKSVIPGALFASVVWILGTAAFGLYVSNFANYSKTYGSIGGIIVLMLWLYITGFIIIVGAEINAIINQRRTLKNADSLEEREFKMAELQNPHNERS, from the coding sequence ATGGCTAAGAAAAAAGATCATAACAAAGAAAGCAACTCTGGTTTACTAGATAAGGTGAAAGAAAAGTCGGCTGAAGTCACGCATCAACAAGACAATAAATATGTGCCGCCACAAGAATTTCAATCTAAAACACCGAAGAAACCAAACCAAACTTTCTTTGTAGCTAAGAATAATAAACCAGCTAAATATACTAAAGATTCAAACTTATTATCATATTTGATTTATAGAATCGGTAAAGATGATGCTTCAGGACTAGCAGCACAGCTCTCTTATTATTTCATGTTGTCGCTATTCCCAATGCTATTATTCTTAATGTCATTATTACCATTATTTAAAATAGACCGTGATAAAATCGTAAATATGATTGCGAATAATGCTCCCGCTTCAACTGCCGATTTATTAACAGGCATTATCGGTGATATAATGAAAAATGCAAGCGGAAGTATTTTATCTGTCGGTTTAATTTTAGCATTATGGTCCGCATCAAATGGTATGACAGCATTAATGAATGCATTTAATGTGGCTTATGATGTAGAAGATGGTCGTAATCCAATTGTCCTCAAATTAATCAGCGTTTTATTTACAGTGATAATGGGTGCTGTATTTATCGCCGCAATGATTTTCCCAGTATTCGGCCAACAAATCGGCCATTTATTATTTGGACCGCTTGGATTAGATAGTCAGATAAAATGGATTTTTAATATTCTCAGTTATGCATTACCATTTGTTGTCATTTTCCTTTTATTTGTAACGCTTTATACATTAGCGCCAAATATTAAAATTAAAATGAAATCTGTAATTCCAGGTGCTCTATTTGCTTCAGTAGTTTGGATTTTAGGGACTGCAGCATTTGGACTTTATGTCAGCAACTTTGCGAACTATTCTAAAACATATGGCAGTATCGGTGGTATTATCGTATTAATGTTATGGTTATACATCACTGGTTTTATCATTATCGTTGGTGCTGAAATCAATGCTATCATTAATCAACGCCGTACTTTAAAAAATGCAGATTCATTAGAAGAACGTGAATTCAAAATGGCGGAGCTTCAAAACCCGCACAATGAGCGTTCTTAA
- the recX gene encoding recombination regulator RecX gives MPKVTKIEVQKKNKERFNLYLDESFEMGIDMDTLVHFNLKKGDVLTAANMEDIQKYEHFRFGLHLAIQYLSYRKRTEQEVVQHLQKHEISESAIAEVIDYCNREGYIDHEDYAESLKNTMIRTTDKGPEIFRQKLIKAGIEKSLVENYTAKYEEEQPLEDVEILADKLLHQKKGPKKKRIDKVKQSLLQKGYSFEVINEAMQNLDFEPDSEEIDLLLQRELEKVFRKYERKYEGRQLEMKTIEALLRKGYEYDTIKDKMRESGIGDE, from the coding sequence ATGCCGAAAGTTACTAAAATTGAAGTTCAAAAAAAGAATAAAGAACGATTTAATTTGTATTTAGATGAAAGCTTTGAAATGGGTATTGATATGGATACGTTAGTTCATTTCAATCTGAAAAAAGGCGACGTCTTAACTGCAGCCAATATGGAAGACATTCAAAAATATGAACATTTTCGTTTCGGCTTGCATTTAGCCATACAATATCTTTCTTATCGAAAACGCACTGAACAAGAAGTGGTTCAGCATCTTCAAAAACATGAAATCAGTGAATCAGCAATTGCAGAAGTGATTGATTATTGTAATAGAGAAGGTTATATCGATCATGAGGATTATGCTGAAAGTTTAAAAAATACGATGATTCGTACTACAGATAAAGGTCCTGAAATATTCCGCCAAAAATTAATTAAAGCTGGCATCGAGAAATCATTAGTTGAAAACTATACTGCTAAATATGAAGAAGAACAGCCACTTGAAGATGTTGAAATACTCGCTGATAAGTTATTACATCAGAAAAAAGGTCCTAAGAAGAAAAGAATTGATAAAGTGAAGCAGTCATTACTTCAAAAAGGCTATTCGTTTGAAGTGATTAATGAAGCAATGCAAAATCTTGATTTCGAACCTGACAGCGAAGAAATTGATTTGCTTTTACAAAGAGAATTAGAAAAGGTATTTCGTAAATATGAACGTAAATATGAGGGTAGACAATTAGAGATGAAAACCATTGAAGCTTTGCTTCGAAAAGGTTATGAGTATGATACAATTAAAGATAAAATGAGAGAAAGCGGGATTGGCGATGAGTGA
- a CDS encoding aminopeptidase — protein MTQLEEKLKQYAQLIVDVGMNVQEGQPVFIRSSVDALELTHDIVEAAYERGASDVRVKYADDALTKLKFKYEDAEFFAEKSLKPYDVDERMDYVERGAANLALISSDPDLLSGVDSDKKAAFSNAYSKGFKGYMEASQNNDFPWCVVVYPNKPWAQRVYPELSEEEAYEKFIDELLDIVRVDGNNPVENWNKHIENLSKHAKYLQDKHYSALHYISEGTDLTIGLPENHLWQDATSFTNDGQEFIANIPTEEVFTAPDRNRVNGHVTNKLPLSYNGSLIDGFTLTFKDGKVIDFTAEKGEDVLRNLLETDEGSKYLGEVALVPDDSPISNRNRVFYNTLLDENASCHIALGAGYPFTIKDGTSMSREELSSEGLNDAFIHEDFMIGSSDLTIYGITQDGKEEIVFKDGNWAY, from the coding sequence ATGACACAATTAGAAGAAAAATTAAAACAGTATGCACAATTAATCGTAGATGTAGGGATGAATGTACAAGAAGGACAACCCGTTTTTATACGTTCATCTGTAGATGCTTTAGAACTTACACATGATATTGTAGAAGCGGCGTATGAACGTGGTGCTTCTGATGTACGTGTTAAGTATGCAGATGATGCATTGACTAAATTAAAATTCAAATATGAAGATGCTGAATTTTTTGCTGAAAAAAGCTTAAAGCCGTATGACGTTGATGAACGAATGGATTATGTTGAACGTGGTGCTGCAAACTTAGCATTAATCAGCAGCGATCCAGATTTGTTGAGCGGTGTTGATAGTGATAAAAAAGCAGCATTCAGCAATGCGTATTCTAAAGGCTTTAAAGGGTACATGGAAGCAAGTCAAAATAATGATTTCCCTTGGTGTGTTGTCGTATATCCGAATAAACCATGGGCACAACGTGTATATCCAGAATTAAGTGAAGAAGAAGCTTATGAAAAATTCATTGATGAATTATTAGATATTGTTCGTGTGGATGGTAATAACCCGGTTGAAAATTGGAATAAGCATATTGAGAACTTAAGTAAACACGCAAAATATTTACAAGACAAACATTACTCAGCTTTACATTATATTTCTGAAGGAACAGATTTAACAATTGGTCTTCCTGAAAATCATTTATGGCAAGATGCTACAAGCTTTACAAATGATGGACAAGAATTTATCGCAAATATTCCTACTGAGGAAGTATTCACAGCTCCAGACAGAAATCGTGTAAATGGACATGTAACGAACAAGCTTCCATTAAGTTATAACGGAAGTTTGATTGATGGTTTCACATTAACTTTTAAAGATGGTAAAGTAATTGATTTTACTGCGGAAAAAGGGGAAGATGTATTACGCAACTTACTTGAGACAGATGAAGGTTCAAAATATTTGGGGGAAGTTGCTTTAGTACCAGATGATTCTCCAATTTCAAATCGAAATCGAGTTTTTTATAATACATTGTTAGATGAAAATGCTTCTTGCCATATTGCTTTAGGTGCAGGTTATCCATTTACAATTAAAGATGGGACATCAATGTCTAGAGAAGAGTTAAGTTCTGAAGGATTAAATGATGCTTTTATCCATGAAGACTTTATGATTGGAAGTTCAGACTTAACAATTTATGGCATTACACAAGATGGAAAAGAAGAAATCGTATTTAAAGATGGAAATTGGGCATATTAA
- a CDS encoding type 1 glutamine amidotransferase domain-containing protein, whose protein sequence is MTKLVAIILANDFEDIELTSPKEAIEEAGYKTVIIGHEAGEEVVGKHGTKAKVGVGIGSAEPSEYSALFIPGGFSPDHLRGDVDGRYGTFAKAFMKDNKPVFAICHGPQVLIDTDDLKGRTLTAVLNVRKDLSNAGAHVKDESVVVDGNLVTSRTPDDLNDFNHAIVELLNKDYK, encoded by the coding sequence ATGACTAAACTAGTAGCAATTATTTTAGCAAATGATTTTGAAGATATTGAATTAACTAGCCCTAAAGAGGCAATTGAAGAAGCAGGTTATAAAACTGTTATTATCGGCCATGAAGCAGGTGAAGAAGTTGTAGGTAAACATGGTACGAAAGCTAAAGTCGGTGTAGGTATCGGCTCTGCAGAACCTTCAGAATACTCAGCTTTATTCATTCCTGGCGGATTTTCACCAGACCACTTGCGCGGCGATGTAGATGGACGTTATGGTACATTCGCAAAAGCGTTTATGAAAGATAACAAACCAGTCTTTGCTATCTGCCATGGACCGCAAGTTTTAATCGACACAGATGATTTAAAAGGTCGCACATTAACTGCAGTCTTAAATGTACGTAAAGATTTATCAAATGCAGGAGCACATGTAAAAGATGAATCAGTAGTTGTAGATGGTAATCTTGTAACAAGTCGTACACCTGATGATTTAAATGATTTCAATCATGCTATTGTTGAATTACTAAACAAAGATTACAAATAA
- a CDS encoding YfhH family protein, whose translation MSEKSLSKMTKNEILDEIQKYKEKMRKAEMNGILNEYDVYRTKVIIAESYLVDQSKIEFGKIYELNDGTKRYMRVDRMKGIFAWGKILHSSQKEEGLPVALLKL comes from the coding sequence ATGAGTGAGAAAAGTTTAAGCAAAATGACTAAAAATGAAATTTTGGATGAAATTCAAAAATATAAAGAAAAAATGCGAAAAGCAGAAATGAATGGTATCTTAAATGAATACGATGTTTATCGTACTAAAGTGATTATTGCTGAAAGTTATTTAGTAGATCAAAGTAAAATCGAATTTGGAAAAATATATGAATTAAACGATGGTACTAAACGATATATGCGAGTTGATCGTATGAAAGGTATTTTTGCGTGGGGAAAAATTTTACATAGCAGTCAAAAGGAAGAAGGCCTACCAGTCGCATTATTAAAATTATAG
- a CDS encoding acyl-CoA thioesterase, which produces MSASLSIKDRQVYPQDTNHHHTMFGGLLMANIDEIAAICAMKHSSAPVVTASTDSVDFLLPIRTGDVISYEAMVSYAGSTSMEVCVQIILEDIMEDKKYMAALSFLTFVALDDNGKPKQVPGVYPENEIQEWFHNTAPARVKRRKERRQESKETLEFLTRTRHIQ; this is translated from the coding sequence ATGTCGGCTTCATTAAGTATTAAGGATCGTCAAGTTTATCCTCAAGACACCAATCATCATCATACAATGTTTGGTGGTTTACTGATGGCTAATATTGATGAAATTGCTGCAATTTGTGCAATGAAACATAGTAGTGCACCTGTAGTAACAGCTTCAACTGACTCAGTAGACTTTTTATTACCAATCAGAACAGGTGATGTTATTTCGTATGAAGCCATGGTATCATATGCTGGTTCTACTTCTATGGAAGTGTGTGTACAGATTATACTTGAAGATATAATGGAAGATAAAAAGTATATGGCAGCATTGAGTTTCTTAACATTTGTTGCTTTAGACGATAATGGAAAGCCTAAACAAGTACCTGGAGTATATCCAGAAAACGAAATTCAAGAATGGTTCCATAATACTGCACCTGCCCGTGTTAAACGAAGAAAAGAAAGAAGACAAGAAAGTAAAGAAACATTAGAATTCTTAACACGTACAAGACATATCCAATAA